The region CCCGATCGGCTCGCCGACCGGTTTCACCCACAACCACGCTTCGATCACCCGCTGGCAGCACCACCGCAACCGCCTGGGCCAGACCCGCTGGATGCTCGACCGGCACAACGACACCGAGCACCTCAGTCTCCTCACGCCGGAGCCGACTCCGTGATCGCGACATCGGACGACCCCCGGATCCGATTGGCGCACCACTTCCTCGGCGCAGTCGAGGTCGCACCCGACCCCCTGCTTCCGCCCCGGGTCCTGCGTGTGGTGAGCGGCGACGGGCGTCACTTCGTCGCCAAGCAGCACGCAGAGCGAGACCGGTACGCAGGGGAACTCCACGCCTACCGGGCATGGGTCACCCACCTGACCCGCCACGCGCCGAAGCTGGTCGGCCGTGACGACGCCACCCGCACCCTGCTGCTGACCGCCCGCACAGGCGATCGGGCGGACACCGCGGCCCCGGGCTCACCGGAGGAGGAACTGGCCCACCACGAGGCCGGCCACGTCCTCGGCAAGCTCCACCGGGCCACCGCCATGCCCCAGGGCGGCGCCGCTGGCGCAGCGCTCGCCGAGCGCTTCCAGAGCTGGATCGACCGGGCCGTCCACGCCGACCTGATCGACACGGCCGAGGAGAACCTGCTGAAGCACCACGCGGCCATCCTGGGAAACAGCGGCATGGACAGTGCGGTCTGCCATCTCGACTACCAGCCGCGCAACTGGCTGATAGGCGACACCTTCGGTGTCTGCGACTTCGAGCACATGCGACACGACGCCCGTGTCCGCGACTTCGCACGGCTCGAATTCCGACGCTGGCAAGCCGCACCCCACCTCCGTACGGCTTTCTTCGACGGCTACGGGCGTCCGCTGAACGACACCGAGCGTCGCCTCTTGGAGTCCTTCGGCGCCATCGAGGCGGCCACGGCCCTGGTCAAGGGCCATCAGGAGAACGACCCCACCCTCAGCGAGCACGGCAGAACCGTCCTGTCCCGGCTCACCTGACCTTCCTCTTCGACGACACCTCTCTGGAGATCCCCGTGCCGCAGCACGAGCAGCCCCCGATCACCGCTGCCCCCCGTCGGGCCGTGGTGACCGGCGCCGCCGGATTCATCGGCTCCCACCTCGCACACGCCCTCGTCCAGGCTGGCACCACCGTGATCGGCGTGGACCGCCAAGACCCGTCCACCGACCCTACGGCCGTCGCCAACCTCGCTACGCTGCGGGGGCTCCCGGGATACCACCACGTCACGGCCGACCTCCTCCACTGCGCGATCGACCCTCTCCTGATCGACGCGGACGCGGTCTTCCACCTCGCCGGAATCCCCGGCGTACGGCCCTCCTGGGGA is a window of Streptomyces violaceusniger Tu 4113 DNA encoding:
- a CDS encoding aminoglycoside phosphotransferase is translated as MIATSDDPRIRLAHHFLGAVEVAPDPLLPPRVLRVVSGDGRHFVAKQHAERDRYAGELHAYRAWVTHLTRHAPKLVGRDDATRTLLLTARTGDRADTAAPGSPEEELAHHEAGHVLGKLHRATAMPQGGAAGAALAERFQSWIDRAVHADLIDTAEENLLKHHAAILGNSGMDSAVCHLDYQPRNWLIGDTFGVCDFEHMRHDARVRDFARLEFRRWQAAPHLRTAFFDGYGRPLNDTERRLLESFGAIEAATALVKGHQENDPTLSEHGRTVLSRLT